One Flavobacterium sp. 90 DNA segment encodes these proteins:
- a CDS encoding Crp/Fnr family transcriptional regulator, which translates to MIYEQLGDFIKKRIQISDEDLNTILSYFKPLKQSKNDLLLAHGQTSQNTYFVGKGCLRIYFINEDGKDVTRYIAFENQLATALVSFITKLPSSEYIQVIEKSELLYISHDDFNHLMGIIPQWREFYCSYLEKAYVNNTNRLMSYTTMDALERYNQLLKINPAIVKRLPNKVVASYINISQETLSRLKSKS; encoded by the coding sequence ATGATATACGAGCAACTTGGTGATTTTATAAAAAAGAGGATTCAAATTTCAGACGAGGACTTAAACACTATTCTTTCTTACTTTAAACCTTTGAAACAAAGTAAAAACGATCTTTTGCTTGCGCACGGTCAAACGAGTCAGAATACTTACTTTGTTGGAAAAGGCTGTTTGAGAATCTATTTTATAAATGAAGACGGAAAAGATGTAACTCGCTACATCGCTTTCGAAAATCAGCTTGCTACGGCTTTGGTGAGTTTTATAACAAAATTACCTTCTTCAGAATATATTCAGGTTATAGAAAAATCAGAGCTTTTGTATATCAGTCACGATGATTTTAATCATTTGATGGGTATTATTCCGCAATGGAGAGAATTTTATTGCTCTTATTTAGAAAAAGCATACGTTAATAATACCAACAGATTAATGTCGTATACCACTATGGATGCTTTAGAAAGATACAATCAATTGCTAAAAATAAATCCGGCAATTGTAAAACGATTGCCTAATAAAGTAGTTGCTTCTTATATAAATATTTCACAAGAAACTTTAAGCCGATTGAAATCTAAGAGTTAA
- a CDS encoding ribonucleoside-diphosphate reductase subunit alpha, which yields MNTIIDTISGKSAPLSDADNKMWWKNSESEQILNRGYLLKGETVEGAIDRICTAAAKRLYKPELKDSFVEMIERGWMSISSPVWANMGTERGLPISCFNVHVPDEIEGITHKLGEVIMQTKIGGGTSGYFGELRERGSAVTDNGKSSGAVSFMKLFDTTMDTISQGGVRRGAFAAYLDVDHPDIEEFLKIKSIGNPIQNLFTGICVPDYWMQEMIDGDSDKRQTWAKVLESRQQKGLPYIFFSDNVNKNKPQVYKDKNLRINASNLCSEIMLPSDIDESFICCLSSMNLELYEEWKDTEAVKLAIFFLDAVLQEFIEKTEGNYYLSAANRFAKRHRALGLGVLGWHSYLQKNMIPFEGLEAKMKTTEIFQHISDKADKATQDLARIYGEPELLKGYGRRNTTTMAIAPTTSSSAILGQTSPGIEPFSSNYYKAGLSKGNFMRKNKYLKILLEKKGLDNEEVWREIMLNGGSVQHMSQLSQNEKDVFKTFKEISQLEIVQQASIRQKFVDQGQSLNLNIPAELPIKEVNRLMIEAWQLGVKSLYYQRSQSVSKELVTSLVTCSSCES from the coding sequence ATGAATACGATAATAGATACAATTTCAGGAAAGAGCGCTCCGTTAAGCGACGCAGACAATAAAATGTGGTGGAAGAATTCTGAAAGTGAACAAATATTAAACCGCGGATATCTTTTAAAAGGAGAAACTGTAGAAGGCGCAATTGACAGAATTTGTACCGCTGCCGCAAAAAGACTTTACAAGCCAGAGCTAAAAGATTCTTTTGTAGAAATGATCGAACGCGGCTGGATGAGTATTAGTTCTCCCGTTTGGGCAAATATGGGAACAGAACGCGGTTTGCCAATTTCTTGTTTTAATGTTCATGTTCCGGACGAAATCGAAGGAATCACACATAAGTTAGGTGAAGTAATCATGCAAACCAAAATTGGTGGAGGAACATCCGGATATTTTGGAGAATTACGCGAAAGAGGAAGCGCCGTAACAGACAACGGAAAGAGTAGTGGAGCAGTAAGTTTCATGAAACTTTTTGATACCACAATGGATACGATTTCTCAAGGTGGAGTTCGTAGAGGAGCATTTGCAGCATATTTAGATGTAGATCACCCGGATATCGAAGAATTTTTGAAGATTAAAAGCATTGGAAATCCAATTCAGAATTTGTTTACCGGAATCTGTGTGCCCGATTATTGGATGCAGGAAATGATCGATGGCGATAGTGATAAAAGACAAACTTGGGCAAAAGTTCTCGAAAGTCGTCAGCAAAAAGGATTACCTTATATCTTTTTTAGTGACAACGTAAATAAGAATAAACCACAAGTATATAAAGATAAAAATCTGCGTATAAATGCCAGTAATTTATGCAGCGAAATCATGCTTCCGTCAGATATTGACGAATCATTTATTTGCTGTCTTTCATCAATGAATCTGGAGCTTTACGAAGAATGGAAAGATACCGAAGCCGTAAAATTAGCCATCTTTTTCCTTGATGCCGTATTACAGGAATTTATCGAAAAAACAGAAGGTAACTATTATCTTTCGGCAGCAAATCGTTTTGCAAAAAGACACCGTGCGCTTGGACTTGGAGTTTTAGGATGGCATTCGTATTTGCAAAAAAATATGATTCCGTTTGAAGGTTTAGAAGCCAAAATGAAAACTACAGAAATCTTCCAGCACATAAGTGATAAAGCCGATAAAGCAACTCAGGATTTAGCGAGAATCTATGGAGAACCTGAATTATTAAAAGGATACGGACGACGTAATACAACCACAATGGCAATTGCGCCAACAACATCTTCATCAGCAATTTTAGGACAAACTTCGCCTGGAATCGAGCCTTTTAGCAGTAATTATTATAAAGCAGGATTGAGCAAAGGTAATTTTATGCGTAAGAATAAATACCTTAAAATATTATTAGAGAAAAAAGGCCTTGATAACGAAGAAGTCTGGAGAGAAATCATGCTTAACGGCGGAAGTGTTCAGCATATGAGCCAACTTTCTCAAAACGAAAAAGATGTCTTTAAAACCTTTAAAGAAATTAGTCAATTAGAGATTGTACAACAAGCGTCTATTCGTCAGAAATTTGTAGATCAGGGACAAAGTTTAAACTTAAATATTCCTGCCGAATTACCAATTAAAGAAGTAAACCGTTTAATGATCGAAGCTTGGCAACTTGGCGTAAAAAGCCTTTATTACCAACGTAGTCAAAGTGTATCAAAAGAACTTGTTACAAGCCTTGTTACTTGTAGCAGCTGTGAATCATAA
- a CDS encoding PorP/SprF family type IX secretion system membrane protein: MSTSKRVIMRVSIIRQILFLGIVLLVTNTASAQLNRFEAMYYQNQYLGNPAMAGLNKGLNVNIGYQGQWDDVPGKPVLMYATAEYNPDNRLAYGLNFSSDKAGLITNTRILGTFAYHLPLDEDDRKLNFGLSFGARFLSLDNSAITGNIDDPSIQNFNQGGALDGDFGISYTTKLLTIQAAVPNLNNVFFENDNGERRYVDNQTFYSAISYKIFLSSRINDFNIEPLLAYRGIRGFKDIVDIGGRFNMPEYNINISAMYHTNEAISGAFGLQLNKLGIFLAYSSYIGNNGAFANDTFELGLRYNFLD, from the coding sequence ATGAGTACAAGTAAAAGAGTAATTATGAGAGTATCTATCATCAGACAAATTCTGTTTTTGGGTATAGTTTTATTGGTAACAAATACGGCTAGTGCCCAATTGAACAGATTCGAAGCCATGTATTATCAAAACCAATATTTGGGCAATCCTGCGATGGCTGGGCTAAATAAGGGTTTAAATGTAAACATTGGATATCAGGGACAGTGGGATGATGTACCGGGAAAACCTGTTTTAATGTATGCTACAGCCGAATATAATCCGGATAACAGACTTGCTTATGGACTTAATTTTAGCAGTGACAAAGCAGGTTTAATAACCAATACTAGAATTCTGGGAACTTTTGCTTATCATTTACCTCTTGACGAAGACGATCGCAAATTAAATTTCGGATTATCTTTTGGAGCTCGTTTTCTTTCCCTTGATAATAGTGCAATCACTGGAAACATTGATGATCCTTCTATTCAGAATTTTAATCAAGGGGGCGCTTTAGACGGTGATTTTGGAATTTCATATACGACTAAATTATTAACCATTCAGGCAGCAGTTCCCAATTTAAACAATGTGTTTTTTGAGAACGACAATGGCGAAAGAAGGTATGTAGATAATCAGACATTCTATTCAGCGATAAGTTATAAAATATTTTTATCCAGCCGAATAAATGATTTTAATATTGAGCCACTTTTGGCTTACAGAGGTATTAGAGGATTTAAGGATATAGTAGATATAGGAGGGAGATTCAACATGCCGGAATACAATATAAACATATCCGCAATGTATCACACTAATGAAGCTATTTCGGGAGCTTTTGGGCTTCAATTAAATAAACTTGGAATCTTTCTCGCGTATTCGAGTTATATCGGCAACAATGGAGCTTTCGCCAATGATACTTTTGAATTAGGATTGCGTTATAACTTTCTAGATTAG
- a CDS encoding alpha/beta hydrolase, which yields MKLISNQNVWSKASKGFFGLLIISFLSFASCNKKEEATKTVADESTITADSAVTKPADPPANFKHETALVNGVKIHYVIGGKGDPLVLVHGFGQNWYMWNRLLPELSKHFTVIAPDLRGVGESDKPESGYDKKTMATDIHELVKKLGYTNINLAGHDIGLMVAYAYAAQYGSEVKKLALMDALLPGIEPVWSQVSASAWWFGFFAWPASGDIVKGKEKEFLTNFWPMVGHVKDPFTPEETAEFVRAYAVKDAAKSSFKWFGNFPQDGKDNLIFMKTKLKMPLLAMGGEYFAAAFLKDHSKLVAENVTESKIAGSGHWLVQENTAQVQKDLLAFFLAK from the coding sequence ATGAAATTAATTTCTAACCAAAATGTATGGTCAAAAGCTTCAAAAGGATTCTTTGGCCTGTTAATAATCAGCTTTTTATCATTTGCATCTTGCAATAAAAAAGAAGAAGCTACAAAAACCGTTGCTGATGAATCAACTATTACAGCAGATTCAGCAGTAACGAAACCAGCAGATCCGCCGGCAAATTTTAAACATGAAACTGCCTTGGTCAATGGTGTAAAAATTCATTACGTAATTGGAGGAAAAGGCGATCCATTAGTATTAGTTCATGGTTTTGGTCAAAACTGGTACATGTGGAATCGCCTGCTTCCTGAACTTTCGAAACACTTTACAGTTATTGCACCGGATTTAAGAGGAGTTGGAGAGTCAGACAAACCGGAAAGTGGTTATGACAAAAAAACAATGGCAACCGATATTCACGAATTGGTTAAAAAATTAGGCTACACAAATATTAATCTTGCAGGTCACGATATCGGGTTAATGGTCGCTTACGCATATGCGGCACAATATGGCAGCGAAGTAAAAAAACTAGCTTTAATGGATGCTTTGCTTCCGGGAATTGAGCCAGTTTGGTCGCAAGTTTCAGCTTCGGCATGGTGGTTTGGATTTTTTGCATGGCCAGCTTCAGGAGATATTGTTAAAGGAAAAGAAAAAGAGTTTTTGACAAATTTCTGGCCGATGGTTGGACACGTTAAAGATCCTTTTACTCCGGAAGAAACGGCAGAATTTGTTAGAGCATACGCAGTAAAAGATGCAGCAAAATCAAGTTTTAAATGGTTTGGAAACTTTCCGCAAGACGGAAAAGATAACTTGATCTTTATGAAAACAAAACTTAAAATGCCTTTGCTTGCAATGGGTGGAGAATATTTTGCAGCAGCATTTTTAAAAGATCATTCAAAATTAGTGGCAGAGAATGTAACCGAATCAAAAATTGCAGGTTCAGGACATTGGTTAGTTCAGGAAAATACAGCTCAGGTTCAAAAAGATTTATTGGCTTTTTTCCTTGCAAAATAA
- the ribB gene encoding 3,4-dihydroxy-2-butanone-4-phosphate synthase, whose protein sequence is MISTEISPLTQFGTTSQERVENALKHLQNGKGILLTDDEDRENEGDLIFAAQHINVPDMAMMIRECSGIVCLCLTNEKANELNLPYLVKENTSHFQTPFTITIEAKEGVTTGVSAADRITTIKAACATNALPEDLSRPGHIFPLRAKENGVFERNGHTEGSIDLMKLANLKPEAVLCELMNPDGSMAKLGRIISFAAENELVVLSIEDIIYYRKFVRDYK, encoded by the coding sequence ATGATAAGTACTGAAATAAGTCCGTTGACACAATTTGGAACAACCAGCCAGGAACGTGTAGAAAACGCATTAAAACATCTCCAAAACGGAAAAGGAATTCTACTTACAGATGATGAAGATAGAGAAAATGAAGGCGATTTAATTTTTGCTGCACAACATATAAATGTTCCTGATATGGCAATGATGATTAGAGAATGCAGCGGTATTGTTTGTCTTTGTCTTACGAATGAAAAAGCAAACGAACTGAATCTACCTTATTTGGTAAAAGAAAATACGAGTCATTTTCAAACTCCGTTTACGATTACAATAGAAGCCAAAGAAGGTGTTACAACCGGAGTTTCGGCAGCGGACCGAATTACTACTATCAAAGCTGCTTGCGCAACAAATGCATTGCCTGAAGATTTATCAAGACCGGGACATATTTTTCCTTTGCGTGCTAAAGAAAACGGCGTTTTCGAAAGAAACGGGCATACGGAAGGAAGTATTGATTTAATGAAATTAGCAAATTTAAAACCCGAAGCTGTTCTGTGCGAATTAATGAATCCTGACGGAAGTATGGCTAAACTGGGCAGAATTATTAGTTTTGCAGCAGAAAATGAATTGGTAGTTTTATCTATAGAAGATATTATCTATTACCGCAAATTTGTTAGAGATTATAAATAA
- a CDS encoding oxidoreductase, which translates to MKNQDKTWFITGTSQGIGLILVKQLLAQGYNVAATARNAEALKKAVGISSENFLPLEVNLVDESSVKQAVKDTLAKFESIEYLVNNAGYGLIGGIEESSDAEVRANFDVNVFGLLNVTRAILPHMRAAKFGHIINLSSVFGLLAGAGWGIYCSTKFAVEAISEALVQEVKPFGIKVTLIEPGYVRTNFLNSSSLITTLEPIEAYTEIRDAVRSHQEDLPGKQLGDPEKVAALIIEVSKWPQPPLHLLTGSDAYQFANYKIDSLKNEIEVNKEFTFSTDFGA; encoded by the coding sequence ATGAAAAATCAAGATAAAACATGGTTTATAACCGGAACATCCCAAGGAATCGGACTCATTTTAGTCAAACAATTATTGGCACAAGGATATAATGTAGCTGCAACAGCAAGAAATGCAGAAGCGCTTAAAAAAGCAGTTGGAATTTCATCGGAAAACTTTCTTCCGCTTGAAGTAAATCTGGTTGACGAATCAAGTGTAAAGCAAGCTGTAAAAGATACTTTGGCAAAATTTGAATCCATTGAATATTTGGTAAACAATGCCGGATATGGATTAATAGGCGGAATCGAAGAAAGTTCTGATGCAGAAGTCCGCGCCAATTTTGACGTCAATGTATTTGGATTGCTAAATGTTACAAGAGCAATTTTACCACATATGAGAGCAGCAAAATTTGGACATATTATAAACCTTTCTTCCGTATTTGGATTACTTGCCGGAGCCGGTTGGGGAATATATTGCAGTACAAAGTTTGCGGTAGAAGCCATTTCCGAAGCACTTGTTCAAGAGGTTAAACCTTTTGGGATCAAAGTGACACTTATTGAACCGGGTTATGTACGTACCAATTTTCTTAATAGTAGTTCGTTGATCACAACTTTGGAACCAATCGAAGCTTATACAGAAATTCGTGATGCAGTGCGTTCTCATCAGGAAGATCTTCCGGGGAAACAATTAGGCGATCCTGAAAAAGTAGCCGCATTAATTATTGAAGTTTCAAAATGGCCTCAACCACCGCTTCATTTATTAACGGGATCAGATGCGTATCAATTTGCGAATTATAAAATTGATTCTTTAAAAAATGAAATCGAAGTCAATAAAGAGTTTACTTTTTCGACAGATTTTGGAGCTTAA
- a CDS encoding Crp/Fnr family transcriptional regulator: MEIDTILDEIFKLPEESKTAIKRNITQIKYPKGHILLNAGKVESNIYFIKKGIVRAYVNQNDNEVTFWFGKEGQTVISMKSYTQDEKGYEDIELLEDCELYELKKEDLQKLFDSDIHIANWGRKFAEIELVKTEERLISRQFKNATDRYLELLTNHPELIRRIQLGHIASYLGITQVSLSRIRAEIK, encoded by the coding sequence ATGGAAATCGACACAATTCTAGACGAAATATTTAAATTACCGGAAGAATCAAAAACTGCGATAAAACGAAATATCACTCAGATAAAATATCCAAAAGGGCATATTCTTCTAAATGCTGGAAAAGTGGAGTCGAATATTTATTTTATAAAAAAAGGAATCGTTCGTGCTTATGTAAATCAGAATGATAATGAAGTTACTTTTTGGTTTGGAAAGGAAGGTCAGACCGTAATCTCGATGAAAAGCTATACGCAAGACGAAAAAGGATATGAAGATATCGAGCTTCTCGAAGATTGTGAACTTTATGAATTAAAGAAAGAAGATCTTCAGAAACTATTTGATTCTGATATTCATATTGCAAACTGGGGCAGAAAATTTGCCGAAATAGAACTTGTAAAAACCGAAGAACGACTGATTTCGCGCCAGTTTAAAAACGCCACAGATCGTTATTTGGAATTATTAACCAATCATCCTGAATTAATTAGAAGAATTCAATTAGGTCATATTGCTTCTTATCTTGGAATCACACAAGTTAGTTTAAGCAGAATTAGAGCTGAGATTAAATAA
- a CDS encoding MBL fold metallo-hydrolase, whose translation MKTKNILSGFTVIILFFLCNTVAYAQFPMPDHVPIWDANKVTLKLHKIAENVYSVAPETAEAETSKGIAQATSAGFIVGDKGVLLIETMLSKRLYDQLYKLIRSVTDKPIVYAINTSDHGDHCFGNYLLPKETIVIQNEFCKENLSKNYDNIKQFMIMLFGKGRGIEESVYRPADITIPINETMKIDMGKGNVVEVINVGTAQSPADLFVYLKSASGNVLWAGNPFIAESPTIPWLFDGYFLEPVNNLNKIYNMISDKDIVVPGHGRITNKAGIKYTIDYVEALKTNVENAVKKGLTLEQTKAAVTMKEFDKGYELFNWLHFNFNVPNAYKDIKENGKK comes from the coding sequence ATGAAAACTAAAAACATTCTCTCAGGATTTACAGTAATTATCTTGTTTTTCCTTTGTAATACTGTGGCTTATGCGCAGTTTCCAATGCCGGATCATGTCCCGATTTGGGATGCGAATAAAGTGACTTTGAAATTGCATAAAATCGCAGAAAACGTTTATTCAGTAGCGCCAGAAACTGCCGAAGCCGAAACCTCAAAAGGAATTGCACAAGCGACTTCGGCAGGATTTATTGTTGGCGACAAAGGTGTTTTGCTTATCGAAACTATGTTAAGCAAAAGATTATACGACCAGCTTTATAAATTAATCAGAAGTGTGACTGATAAACCAATTGTATATGCCATAAATACGAGCGATCACGGAGATCATTGTTTTGGAAATTATTTACTTCCAAAAGAGACTATTGTTATTCAAAACGAATTCTGCAAAGAGAATCTTTCTAAAAATTACGACAATATCAAGCAGTTTATGATTATGCTTTTTGGCAAAGGAAGAGGAATCGAAGAGAGCGTTTATCGTCCCGCGGATATTACAATTCCAATCAATGAAACCATGAAAATAGATATGGGAAAAGGAAATGTTGTTGAAGTTATAAACGTAGGAACGGCGCAATCTCCGGCAGATTTATTCGTGTATTTAAAATCGGCTTCAGGAAATGTATTGTGGGCAGGAAATCCTTTTATTGCCGAAAGTCCAACAATTCCGTGGCTGTTTGATGGTTATTTTCTGGAACCCGTAAACAATCTGAACAAAATTTACAATATGATTTCTGATAAAGATATTGTCGTTCCAGGTCATGGCCGCATTACGAATAAAGCCGGAATAAAATACACAATTGATTATGTTGAGGCATTAAAAACAAATGTCGAAAATGCCGTTAAAAAAGGACTCACTTTAGAGCAGACAAAAGCTGCTGTAACAATGAAAGAATTTGATAAAGGATATGAACTTTTTAATTGGCTTCATTTTAATTTCAATGTTCCAAATGCTTATAAAGACATTAAAGAAAATGGAAAAAAATAA
- a CDS encoding ribonucleotide-diphosphate reductase subunit beta, protein MSIFDRRINYKPFEYPEVLQFTEAINKAYWVHTEVDFTADTQDFHSHLNEAEKTAIKNSLLAIAQIEVAVKSFWGNIYEHFPKPEFNGLGSTFAECEFRHSEAYSRLLEVLGYNDEFEKLMEIAVIRKRVDYLSDVLKDTKSQDNKKYVVSLILFSILIENVSLFSQFAILLSFTRFKGYMKNVSNIIAWTSIDEQIHANGGIFIVNKIREEFPNYFDEETLTLIRETVKNSIAVEADILDWIFEDGEIETIKKADLVNFMKFRVDESLSQINIPTIFNVPAEDYKPMAWFEEEVFANSLDDFFAKRPVEYTKHDKSITANDLF, encoded by the coding sequence ATGTCAATTTTCGATAGAAGAATCAACTATAAACCTTTTGAATATCCAGAGGTACTACAATTTACAGAAGCAATAAATAAAGCATATTGGGTTCATACCGAAGTCGATTTTACTGCAGATACACAAGATTTTCATTCGCATTTGAATGAAGCCGAAAAAACGGCAATCAAAAACAGTTTGCTGGCAATTGCACAAATTGAAGTTGCCGTAAAAAGTTTTTGGGGTAATATATACGAGCATTTTCCAAAACCGGAATTTAACGGATTAGGAAGCACATTTGCAGAGTGCGAATTCAGACATTCTGAGGCGTATTCCCGTCTTTTAGAAGTCTTGGGATATAATGACGAATTCGAGAAATTGATGGAGATTGCAGTGATTCGCAAACGTGTAGATTATCTTTCGGATGTACTTAAAGATACCAAATCACAAGACAATAAAAAGTATGTAGTATCATTGATTTTGTTTAGTATTCTAATCGAAAATGTATCACTTTTCAGCCAGTTTGCGATCTTATTATCTTTTACAAGATTTAAAGGATATATGAAAAATGTGAGTAATATCATTGCCTGGACATCTATCGACGAACAAATTCATGCCAATGGAGGTATTTTTATTGTAAATAAAATACGCGAAGAATTTCCAAATTATTTTGATGAGGAAACCTTGACATTAATTAGAGAAACAGTTAAGAATTCGATAGCTGTAGAAGCAGATATATTAGATTGGATTTTTGAAGATGGTGAAATCGAAACAATCAAAAAAGCTGATCTCGTAAATTTTATGAAGTTTAGAGTAGACGAAAGCCTTTCACAAATAAATATTCCAACGATATTTAATGTTCCGGCCGAAGATTATAAGCCAATGGCGTGGTTTGAAGAAGAAGTTTTTGCGAATAGTTTAGATGATTTCTTTGCAAAAAGACCGGTAGAATATACCAAACATGATAAAAGTATTACAGCAAACGACCTTTTTTAA
- a CDS encoding multidrug efflux SMR transporter, with the protein MNWIILIIAGLFEVSFATCLGKAKEAVGTDAYLWYTGFFISLTVSMLLLIKATETLPIGTAYAVWTGIGAVGTVLMGIFVFKEPVDFWRLFFLAALVGSIIGLKAVSH; encoded by the coding sequence ATGAACTGGATTATTCTAATTATTGCGGGACTGTTTGAAGTCTCCTTTGCAACTTGTCTCGGAAAAGCAAAAGAAGCTGTTGGTACGGACGCTTATTTATGGTACACAGGATTTTTTATATCGCTAACCGTAAGTATGTTACTGCTTATTAAAGCTACTGAAACTTTGCCTATTGGAACTGCTTATGCGGTCTGGACAGGAATTGGCGCTGTAGGAACTGTATTAATGGGAATCTTTGTTTTTAAGGAACCCGTTGATTTCTGGAGATTGTTTTTTCTTGCCGCTTTAGTTGGTTCAATCATTGGTCTTAAAGCTGTTTCTCATTAA